In the genome of Bordetella avium, the window CGGGGCCACGCGTCACGAAACAGATGCCCGGCTCGCCGGTGAGCTTGCCATAGGCCTCCGCCATATAGGCGGCGCCGCTTTCTTGGCGGCACACGATGGGGTCGATAACCCCTTGATGTTCGTTCAGCGCGTCGATGCAGGGCAGATAGCTCTCGCCCGGAATCATGAATACGCGGCGTGCGCCGTGGATGCGCAACTGCTGCATCAGAATCTGGCCTCCGTTGCGTTCGACGAGTGTGTGGCTCATGAATGATCTCCTAGGGCGGCGGCCCTTGATTCGGTGGGCGCGCGCGGTGAGGTCTTGTGGACGGTAAGTGGATAGGCGGTAGCGGAACCGCAGTTAAAACGCAGGTCGCAAGGGGCGCCTGCCAGGCACGAAAGGAAACGAGAGGCGTCAGGGCGTCATCGGATGGCACCGGCGGCGAAGTCCTCGCGCAGCCGCGCCAGGATGCCGACGAGATGGTCGTGCATGGCATGGCGGGCTCGTAGCGGATCACGCTCGACAATGGCAGCCAGGATGCGGCTGTGTTCTTCGTGGGCTACGCTCCATACCCTTGTCGTCACAAAATGTGTTTCCAGACGGCTGAACAGCGGGCTGATGGTGCTCAGATGCCAGATATGCGAGATGGCCGCAGCCAGCGCCGCATTGCCGCAGGCCGCCGCGATGGCGCCATGAAACGCCTGATCGTGCAGACTGGGGCTATCCGTCAGGGACATGTCTTCGTGGGCGGCGCGGATGGCTGCGATTTGCGCCGGCGATGCCTTTTCGGCCGTTAGGGCGACGCATTCAGGCTCCAGCAGCAAGCGGGTTTCCAGCAGATCGAAAGGACCGATGTCGGTGCGTTCTTGCCCGGCGATGGTGTTCTGCACGCCGCCATATTGGCCATCTTCGCGGGGAGCGCACACAAATACGCCCGTCCCTACCCGCACCTCGACATAGCCTTCGATTTCCAGCGCGATCAGCGCTTCGCGCACGGAAGCCCGGCTGACCTGGAGTTGTTCGGCCAAATCGCGTTCGGCAGGCAGGCGGCCGCCGGCTTCGAAGTCTCCGGCGCGGATGCGCCCGGCAATCTGGTCCGCGATCATGCGATAGAGCCGGGTGGAGGCCACCGCTTGAAAAATAGGCATGCGATTGAGATGTCAGGTGGTTCAGTGGTCAGGCCACTGGACTATACGCGAGTGAGTCTGATAAAAAAATGGCGACATCGTCAGTCTAGGGAAAACCACTATCTATCCGGCCGCCGAGGCGGGCAGGATTGACCTCTCAGCCCCTCAGTAAGGCGACATCATGGCGCCGTCGCCGAGCCCGGCCAGCAATACCTGAGTGGAGCTAGCGCCGCCGTGAGGGCGAGACCATGATGCCGTCCGACCCCGGCGGAGCTTAGGTGTTGCGCGGCGGCCAGATGAGCTGGCCAGGGTATTGGAAGATGCGCTGGCGCACGGCACGGCTGAGACTCAGCCGATCGCTGCGTTTGAGCCCGCGCGAGCGTAAGGCCAGATTGAAGGCGAGCGCAAAGCAGATGGCCACGTTCAAAACCCCCATCAGCGCGATCCCTGCCACGGCTTGCCAGAAGGCGCCGGTATCTACGACACCCCACCCAAGCACGCCAATGGCGGCGCCGAGCGAGCCGGTGCTCAGCGTGACATGCCGCACTTCGACAGTGGGGCCCACAAAGGCGATAATCTCCGGCCCCAGGCCAAGCAAAAGACCCAGGGATACATTGCCGGCGATGCCGGAAATATTGCGTTGCCAGAACCCAGCCAGGCGCTGAGCGCCGCGCTCCCCCAAGGCGTAGCAAAGCCTGCGGTTGTACATCATGGCATCGTGTACCCGACGCAGGGCAAACCAGTTATCCGCCCAGCCTGCAGCGAGGCTGGACAGCCAAAGCAGTACACCCGTGGCGGCAGCGTAGAGCGGCGTCATGCCGAAGAGGGAGAAGGAGTCTATGGTTTGCTGCGCTTTTTCCGGGGTGAGCAGCGGTTTATGCAGCAGATTGACGGCCAGCCATTGCACGGCATACGCCACCGGGAACACGGCGGCCAGATTGCCGAAGATGGCTGCCGCATTGGAGCGGATCATCGCGATGGTGTCGTTCACGAAGGCTTCTCGGCCCTGCGGCGTGTCAGCGGCATCCAGCCGGTGAGCCAGCGCCGGGCCGGTCATGGCAGGCTGTTTGGTTGCAAGCGTGAAGTGGGCGAAATGAATGGCCAGAAAACTCCCCGCATAATTGAGCGAGGCCAGCAAGCCCTCCATGAAGCGCCCGGCGTGCAAGGCGTAGATTGCGAACTTGAGGTAGACGGTGACTACCGTGAACAGGCCGCCGCCCAAGGCCGCCTTGACCATCGAGCGGTATTCGCGCCTGTCCCGGGCAATATAGTGCTCGCCCGTTTGGGCGCTGCGCTCCATGACGCGCCGGGCCAGATGCGCAAAGGAAGTGGCCGCCAGATGCCGTACGCTGCGCCTTGCCTGGGTGGAGTGGATAAGCTCGATCACCAGGTGGATATGCTTGTTGCGCTGAGTCGGGTCCACCCACACGCCCAGCAGTAATTCGATGCGGTGCAGACGCAGTTTCATGCGCTCAATCTGGAATACGACCTCGACTGAAACGCCATTCTGCTCCAGCTCTTGGTAAACATTGCTAGCGCTGATGCGGCATTCCTCCAGCAAGGCGCGGAAATAGGCCAGGGCCTGTCCGAAAGCGGTTGGATTGCGCCAGATGGCAGGGTTACAGAGCTCGGCACAGGCGGCGGCGAGTTTAAAAAAAGGGGTTTCGGCAACCGGTCCGGGCAGACGCGAGCGTATCGCTTGGCTCATGCCGGTGGCGCGAACCTGGCTCACCAGCACTTGCATGCTGCTGGTCAGGGCTTGTTCGAAACCCGGAACCTGGTTTGAAGGGCCGCCAACATCGGGCAATTGCAGCAACTCTTGTAGCCGTTGCAGCGTATCGTCGTCCATATCGCGCAGCCAGTCTGCGTCCGTGGGTTCGGTGAACACCAGGGAAAACAGGGCGAACATGTCGCTGCGATTGGGGGCGGGAGGAACAAAGCGCGCCTGCAGACGCTCCCAGACCTCACCCCAGAATCCGGGGTGAGACGCCACTCCGGTGTCGCAAAAGAGAGAGGTGGGATCGTTGTCGGTCAGGATGGACCGCAGCGTTCGCGCAAAGCGCTCCCGGGTCTCAGGTTGACGATCCAGAACATGCAGCAGATAACGCAGACGCGCATGCTGCGGATGGATGCCCTGGCTGCCGTCTGGCGCGCGGCCACGGCGAACCCAGTGAGAGAGCTCGATAGCCCAGAGATTCCG includes:
- a CDS encoding FadR/GntR family transcriptional regulator; the protein is MPIFQAVASTRLYRMIADQIAGRIRAGDFEAGGRLPAERDLAEQLQVSRASVREALIALEIEGYVEVRVGTGVFVCAPREDGQYGGVQNTIAGQERTDIGPFDLLETRLLLEPECVALTAEKASPAQIAAIRAAHEDMSLTDSPSLHDQAFHGAIAAACGNAALAAAISHIWHLSTISPLFSRLETHFVTTRVWSVAHEEHSRILAAIVERDPLRARHAMHDHLVGILARLREDFAAGAIR
- a CDS encoding site-specific recombinase; the protein is MWRFWQRWKASRTAGQQLDSLLAAARPDAELVDRNLWAIELSHWVRRGRAPDGSQGIHPQHARLRYLLHVLDRQPETRERFARTLRSILTDNDPTSLFCDTGVASHPGFWGEVWERLQARFVPPAPNRSDMFALFSLVFTEPTDADWLRDMDDDTLQRLQELLQLPDVGGPSNQVPGFEQALTSSMQVLVSQVRATGMSQAIRSRLPGPVAETPFFKLAAACAELCNPAIWRNPTAFGQALAYFRALLEECRISASNVYQELEQNGVSVEVVFQIERMKLRLHRIELLLGVWVDPTQRNKHIHLVIELIHSTQARRSVRHLAATSFAHLARRVMERSAQTGEHYIARDRREYRSMVKAALGGGLFTVVTVYLKFAIYALHAGRFMEGLLASLNYAGSFLAIHFAHFTLATKQPAMTGPALAHRLDAADTPQGREAFVNDTIAMIRSNAAAIFGNLAAVFPVAYAVQWLAVNLLHKPLLTPEKAQQTIDSFSLFGMTPLYAAATGVLLWLSSLAAGWADNWFALRRVHDAMMYNRRLCYALGERGAQRLAGFWQRNISGIAGNVSLGLLLGLGPEIIAFVGPTVEVRHVTLSTGSLGAAIGVLGWGVVDTGAFWQAVAGIALMGVLNVAICFALAFNLALRSRGLKRSDRLSLSRAVRQRIFQYPGQLIWPPRNT